From the Hyphomicrobium sp. ghe19 genome, one window contains:
- a CDS encoding cupin domain-containing protein, whose amino-acid sequence MDTPKNVYRYRLEKEPATHVKPGGSTREASAKQFPVSQGIAGVSMRLAPGGMRELHWHANAAEWGFVVKGSVRTTCLHPDGSSYIDTFNPGDVWYFPRGYGHSIQCLGPGECHFILIFDNGYFSEDHTFSITDWLSRTPAAIAAQTLGVGADVVAKLPKGEVYFAGPGPIPNDVSPYAAPRHDPALLSMHRYPLMAQQPRRSPGGGTQRTVTVDEFPISATMAGSVLEIEPGGMRDLHWHPGADEWQYYLEGSAEMAVFLAEGSVVLNEFEQGDVGYAPMGTGHYIKNTGGGLLRVLVGFNNGRYQANDLSAWISSNPPDVISTNLGLPMDDVKKLPAAAHFFVRGTV is encoded by the coding sequence GTGGACACCCCAAAAAACGTATACCGCTATCGCTTGGAAAAAGAACCGGCGACCCACGTCAAGCCGGGCGGAAGCACGCGCGAAGCATCCGCAAAGCAATTCCCTGTCAGCCAGGGAATTGCGGGAGTCTCGATGCGGCTCGCCCCGGGCGGTATGCGGGAATTGCATTGGCACGCCAATGCAGCCGAATGGGGCTTTGTCGTCAAAGGCAGCGTCCGCACGACGTGCTTGCATCCGGATGGCTCATCATACATCGACACGTTCAATCCGGGCGACGTTTGGTATTTCCCGCGTGGGTACGGTCATTCGATTCAATGTCTCGGCCCAGGCGAGTGCCATTTCATTCTTATCTTCGATAACGGGTATTTCTCCGAAGATCACACATTCAGCATAACCGACTGGTTGTCGCGAACCCCAGCTGCGATCGCCGCCCAGACCCTCGGTGTCGGCGCCGACGTCGTCGCCAAGCTTCCGAAAGGCGAAGTCTATTTTGCAGGACCCGGCCCGATACCAAACGATGTCTCTCCATATGCAGCCCCTCGTCATGATCCGGCGCTATTGAGCATGCACCGCTATCCACTCATGGCGCAGCAGCCGCGGCGTTCTCCGGGTGGCGGCACGCAGCGCACGGTGACAGTCGATGAGTTCCCGATCTCCGCGACGATGGCAGGCTCCGTCCTCGAAATCGAACCGGGCGGCATGCGAGACCTCCACTGGCATCCGGGCGCCGATGAATGGCAGTACTATCTTGAAGGATCGGCAGAGATGGCGGTGTTCCTCGCCGAAGGAAGCGTCGTCTTGAACGAGTTCGAGCAAGGCGATGTCGGGTACGCCCCGATGGGGACGGGCCATTACATCAAGAATACCGGAGGCGGCCTATTGAGGGTCCTCGTCGGATTTAACAATGGTCGCTATCAGGCCAATGACCTGTCCGCGTGGATTAGCTCGAACCCGCCCGACGTTATATCCACGAATCTCGGCCTTCCGATGGATGACGTCAAAAAGCTCCCCGCGGCCGCGCACTTCTTCGTGCGTGGCACAGTTTGA
- a CDS encoding response regulator yields the protein MKPDAKKPISATVLVVEDAVLIRMPIAAYLRDCGYRVIEAASSDEALVVLQHHTTIDVLFSDAEVAGALDAFALSQWTRKNRPQTKIVLAGSPKTAAKAAGKLCEEGPHLAKPYEPEAVEDYIRRLLALQSADESS from the coding sequence GTGAAACCTGACGCCAAAAAACCCATCTCCGCAACGGTATTAGTCGTTGAGGATGCTGTGCTCATTCGGATGCCGATCGCGGCTTACCTGCGCGATTGCGGATACCGAGTTATTGAGGCAGCGAGCAGCGACGAGGCTCTCGTCGTTCTGCAGCACCACACCACAATCGATGTCCTTTTCAGCGACGCCGAGGTGGCAGGAGCCCTCGACGCGTTTGCACTTTCCCAATGGACGCGAAAAAACCGCCCGCAGACAAAAATAGTTTTGGCAGGCTCCCCGAAGACAGCTGCGAAGGCGGCGGGCAAGCTCTGCGAAGAAGGGCCCCATCTTGCAAAGCCCTACGAACCGGAGGCCGTCGAAGACTATATTCGCCGGTTGTTGGCCCTTCAAAGCGCCGACGAGTCCAGCTAG
- a CDS encoding response regulator, translating into MEDEILIRLHLAEELREAGYAVVEATDSHEAMTVLTSRDDIGLVVTDIRMPGNIDGVALGRWIRTKFPHIKIVLVSAEFYSENFMEFDGGFTKPVRVNELLRRVRQLLPQAEHGGSRGR; encoded by the coding sequence GTGGAGGATGAGATCCTCATCCGGCTGCATCTGGCAGAGGAATTGCGCGAGGCTGGATACGCAGTTGTCGAAGCGACCGACAGCCACGAAGCGATGACCGTATTGACGAGCCGCGATGATATTGGGCTTGTGGTGACGGACATACGCATGCCGGGTAACATAGACGGCGTGGCTCTGGGCCGTTGGATACGCACCAAGTTCCCTCACATTAAAATCGTGCTCGTCTCTGCCGAATTCTATTCCGAGAACTTCATGGAATTCGACGGCGGGTTCACGAAGCCGGTCCGCGTCAATGAACTGCTGCGCCGGGTGCGACAATTGCTTCCTCAAGCGGAACACGGTGGTTCGCGCGGTCGTTAA